One genomic region from Streptomyces sp. NBC_00457 encodes:
- a CDS encoding ABC transporter substrate-binding protein, translating into MNMRNQWPVLPIVAGLASGLLTGCGTENGDSGSEGSSVVMGMSDDVLATDPASGYDPGSWLLFNNVFQSLLSFPKGATEPQPEAAEECAFTDTSTRVYQCTLKDGLKFSNGDALTSEDVKFSFDRMLKINDEAGPAIMFPMLEKVETPDEKTVVFRLNTADATFPSKIASGAGSIVDQKSYEASGLRKDGEAVGSGPYKLDSFSEDEAVFSVNEHYKGTAEVRNTGVTLKFFHGDQTALKTALLDKKVDIAYRGLAASDIADIEKADPGSGVEIVDGNSAEVQHLVFNMDDPVTGKPGVRKAIAHLLDRDALMEDIYKGTATPLYSIIPAGIAGHNTAFFDTYGAKPDKTKAAAALSADGITDKVKLTLWSTPSRYGPATDDELKAIAGQLNASGLFDADVKSVAFDRYEQDIADGKYGVYVKGWVPDYPDADNFTGPFFGEGNVLSNNYTNSTITGTLIPRTASESDRAATDSDYGRLQDIVAEDVPVLPLWQGKQYAVTRDNVYGLEYCLDASTVFRFWELSKD; encoded by the coding sequence GTGAATATGCGTAACCAGTGGCCAGTCCTGCCGATCGTGGCGGGACTGGCCTCCGGACTGCTGACCGGATGCGGCACGGAAAACGGGGACTCGGGGAGCGAAGGCTCCTCCGTGGTCATGGGGATGTCCGACGACGTCCTGGCCACCGACCCCGCCTCCGGCTACGACCCCGGATCCTGGCTGTTGTTCAACAACGTCTTCCAGTCGCTGCTGAGCTTCCCCAAGGGAGCCACCGAACCGCAGCCGGAGGCCGCCGAGGAGTGTGCCTTCACGGACACCTCGACCAGGGTCTACCAGTGCACGCTGAAGGACGGCCTGAAGTTCAGCAACGGTGACGCGCTCACCTCCGAGGACGTGAAGTTCTCCTTCGACCGCATGCTGAAGATCAACGACGAAGCCGGCCCCGCGATCATGTTCCCCATGCTCGAGAAGGTCGAGACGCCGGACGAGAAGACGGTCGTCTTCCGCCTCAACACCGCGGACGCCACCTTCCCCAGCAAGATCGCCTCCGGCGCCGGCTCCATCGTCGACCAGAAGTCGTACGAGGCGAGCGGCCTGCGCAAGGACGGCGAAGCGGTCGGCTCCGGCCCGTACAAGCTCGACTCCTTCAGCGAGGACGAGGCCGTCTTCTCGGTCAACGAGCACTACAAGGGCACCGCCGAGGTACGGAACACCGGGGTCACCCTCAAGTTCTTCCACGGCGACCAGACCGCGCTGAAGACGGCCCTGCTCGACAAGAAGGTCGACATCGCCTACCGAGGCCTCGCCGCGAGCGACATCGCCGACATCGAGAAGGCCGACCCCGGCTCGGGCGTCGAGATCGTCGACGGGAACAGTGCCGAGGTCCAGCACCTGGTCTTCAACATGGACGACCCGGTCACCGGAAAGCCCGGCGTCCGCAAGGCAATCGCCCACCTGCTCGACCGCGACGCCCTCATGGAGGACATCTACAAGGGCACCGCGACCCCGCTGTACTCGATCATCCCGGCCGGTATCGCCGGCCACAACACGGCCTTCTTCGACACCTACGGCGCCAAGCCCGACAAGACCAAGGCAGCCGCCGCCCTGAGCGCCGACGGCATCACCGACAAGGTCAAGCTGACCCTCTGGTCGACCCCGTCCCGCTACGGCCCCGCCACCGACGACGAGCTCAAGGCGATCGCCGGCCAGCTCAACGCCAGCGGCCTGTTCGACGCCGACGTCAAGTCCGTGGCGTTCGACCGGTACGAGCAGGACATCGCCGACGGCAAGTACGGCGTGTACGTGAAGGGCTGGGTCCCGGACTACCCGGACGCCGACAACTTCACCGGCCCCTTCTTCGGCGAGGGCAACGTGCTGAGCAACAACTACACCAACAGCACGATCACCGGCACGCTCATCCCGCGCACCGCGTCCGAGAGCGACCGCGCCGCGACCGACTCCGACTACGGCCGGCTCCAGGACATCGTCGCCGAGGACGTGCCCGTGCTGCCGCTGTGGCAGGGCAAGCAGTACGCCGTCACCCGCGACAACGTCTACGGCCTCGAGTACTGCCTCGACGCCTCGACCGTGTTCCGGTTCTGGGAACTCAGCAAGGACTGA
- the metH gene encoding methionine synthase — protein MASSPLTPSADSRTRVSALREALATRVVVADGAMGTMLQAQDPTLEDFENLEGCNEILNVTRPDIVRSVHEAYFAVGVDCVETNTFGANHTAAAEYDIADRVHELSEAGARIARETADEYAARDGRQRWVLGSVGPGTKLPTLGHIDYRTIRDGYQANAEGLLAGGADALIVETTQDLLQTKASVLGARRALEATGADVPLLVSMAFETTGTMLLGSEIGAALTALEPLGIDMIGLNCSTGPAEMSEHLRYLTRHSRIPLLCMPNAGLPILTKDGAHFPLDAEGLADAQENFVRDYGLSLIGGCCGTTPEHLRQVVERVRDLTPSERNPRPEPGAASLYQTVPFRQDTAYMAIGERTNANGSKKFREAMLDGRWDDCVEMAREQIREGAHMLDLCVDYVGRDGVADMEELAGRFATASTLPIVLDSTEVDVIRAGLEKLGGRAVINSVNYEDGDGPESRFAKVTKLAQEHGAALIALTIDEEGQARTPEHKVAIAERLIADLTGNWGIHESDILIDTLTFTICTGQEESRKDGIATIEAIRELKRRHPDVQTTLGLSNISFGLNPAARMLLNSVFLDECVKAGLDSAIVHASKILPIARFTEEEVQTALDLIYDRRAEGYDPLQKLMALFEGATTKSLKAGRAEELAALPLNERLKRRIIDGEKNGLEQDLDDALQERPALDIVNETLLDGMKVVGELFGSGQMQLPFVLQSAEVMKTAVAYLEPHMEKTDDEGKGTIVLATVRGDVHDIGKNLVDIILSNNGYTVVNLGIKQPVSAILEAAEEHRADVIGMSGLLVKSTVIMKENLEELNQRKMAADYPVILGGAALTRAYVEQDLHEIYEGEVRYARDAFEGLRLMDALIGVKRGVPGAKLPELKQRRVRAATVQVEERPEEGHVRSDVATDNPVPAPPFWGTRVIKGIQLKEYASWLDEGALFKGQWGLKEARTGDGPSYQELVETEGRPRLRGLLDKLQTENLLEAAVVYGYFPCVSKDDDLILLDDDGNERTRFTFPRQRRGRHLCLADFFRPEESGETDVVGLQVVTVGSRIGEETAKLFASDSYRDYLELHGLSVQLAEALAEYWHARVRSELGFAGEDPADVEDMFALKYRGARFSLGYGACPDLEDRAKIAELLEPERIGVRLSEEFQLHPEQSTDAIVIHHPEAKYFNAR, from the coding sequence ATGGCCTCGTCGCCGCTGACCCCTTCCGCCGACAGCCGGACCCGCGTGTCCGCGCTCCGTGAGGCGCTCGCCACCCGTGTGGTGGTCGCCGACGGGGCGATGGGCACCATGCTGCAGGCGCAGGACCCCACCCTCGAGGACTTCGAGAACCTCGAGGGCTGTAACGAGATCCTGAACGTCACCCGCCCGGACATCGTCCGCTCCGTCCATGAAGCGTATTTCGCGGTGGGCGTGGACTGTGTGGAGACGAACACGTTCGGCGCCAACCACACGGCCGCGGCGGAGTACGACATCGCCGACCGGGTGCATGAGCTGTCGGAGGCGGGCGCCCGTATCGCCCGCGAGACCGCCGACGAGTACGCGGCCCGCGACGGCCGGCAGCGCTGGGTCCTCGGCTCGGTCGGCCCCGGCACCAAGCTGCCCACCCTCGGCCACATCGACTACCGCACGATCCGCGACGGCTACCAGGCCAACGCCGAGGGCCTGCTGGCCGGCGGCGCCGACGCGCTGATCGTCGAGACCACCCAGGACCTGCTGCAGACCAAGGCCTCCGTGCTGGGTGCCCGCCGGGCCCTGGAGGCGACCGGCGCCGACGTGCCGCTGCTGGTGTCGATGGCCTTCGAGACGACCGGCACGATGCTGCTGGGCTCCGAGATCGGCGCCGCGCTCACCGCGCTGGAGCCGCTCGGCATCGACATGATCGGCCTGAACTGCTCCACCGGCCCCGCCGAGATGAGCGAGCACCTGCGCTATCTCACCCGGCACTCCCGCATCCCGCTGCTGTGCATGCCGAACGCCGGCCTGCCGATCCTCACCAAGGACGGCGCGCACTTCCCGCTGGACGCCGAGGGCCTGGCGGACGCGCAGGAGAACTTCGTCCGCGACTACGGCCTGTCCCTGATCGGCGGCTGCTGCGGCACGACGCCGGAGCATCTGCGCCAGGTCGTGGAGCGGGTGCGGGACCTCACGCCGAGCGAGCGGAACCCGCGCCCCGAGCCGGGCGCCGCCTCCCTCTACCAGACGGTCCCGTTCCGCCAGGACACCGCCTACATGGCGATCGGCGAGCGCACGAACGCCAACGGGTCGAAGAAGTTCCGCGAGGCCATGCTGGACGGCCGCTGGGACGACTGCGTCGAGATGGCCCGCGAGCAGATCCGCGAGGGCGCGCACATGCTGGACCTGTGCGTGGACTACGTCGGCCGCGACGGCGTGGCCGACATGGAGGAACTCGCGGGCCGGTTCGCCACCGCCTCCACCCTGCCGATCGTGCTGGACTCCACCGAGGTGGACGTGATCCGGGCCGGGCTGGAGAAGCTCGGCGGCCGCGCGGTGATCAACTCGGTGAACTACGAGGACGGCGACGGCCCCGAGTCCCGCTTCGCCAAGGTCACCAAGCTCGCACAGGAGCACGGCGCCGCGCTGATCGCGCTGACCATCGACGAGGAGGGCCAGGCCCGCACCCCGGAGCACAAGGTCGCGATCGCCGAGCGGCTGATCGCGGACCTGACCGGCAACTGGGGCATCCACGAGTCGGACATCCTCATCGACACCCTGACATTCACCATCTGCACCGGCCAGGAGGAGTCCCGCAAGGACGGCATCGCCACCATCGAGGCGATCCGCGAGCTCAAGCGCCGCCACCCGGACGTGCAGACCACGCTGGGCCTGTCGAACATCTCCTTCGGCCTGAACCCGGCCGCCCGCATGCTGCTCAACTCCGTCTTCCTGGACGAGTGCGTGAAGGCGGGCCTGGACTCGGCGATCGTGCACGCGTCGAAGATCCTCCCGATCGCCCGCTTCACCGAGGAAGAGGTCCAGACAGCTCTCGACCTGATCTACGACCGCCGCGCCGAGGGCTACGACCCGCTGCAGAAGCTGATGGCCCTGTTCGAGGGCGCCACCACCAAGTCCCTGAAGGCGGGCCGCGCCGAGGAACTGGCCGCCCTGCCGCTGAACGAGCGCCTCAAGCGCCGCATCATCGACGGCGAGAAGAACGGCCTCGAACAGGACCTGGACGACGCTCTCCAGGAGCGCCCGGCCCTGGACATCGTCAACGAGACACTCCTTGACGGCATGAAGGTCGTCGGCGAGCTGTTCGGCTCCGGCCAGATGCAGTTGCCGTTCGTGCTGCAGTCCGCCGAGGTCATGAAGACCGCGGTGGCCTACCTCGAGCCGCACATGGAGAAGACGGACGACGAGGGCAAGGGCACCATCGTGCTGGCGACCGTGCGCGGCGACGTGCACGACATCGGCAAGAACCTCGTCGACATCATCCTGTCCAACAACGGCTACACCGTGGTCAACCTGGGCATCAAGCAGCCCGTCTCCGCGATCCTGGAGGCCGCCGAGGAACACCGGGCCGACGTCATCGGCATGTCCGGCCTCCTGGTCAAGTCCACGGTGATCATGAAGGAGAACCTGGAGGAGCTCAACCAGCGCAAGATGGCGGCCGATTACCCGGTCATCCTCGGCGGCGCCGCGCTCACCCGCGCCTACGTCGAGCAGGATCTGCACGAGATCTACGAGGGCGAAGTCCGCTACGCCCGCGACGCGTTCGAGGGCCTGCGCCTGATGGACGCCCTCATCGGCGTCAAGCGGGGCGTGCCCGGCGCGAAGCTGCCCGAGCTGAAGCAGCGCCGGGTGCGGGCGGCCACCGTCCAGGTCGAGGAGCGCCCGGAGGAGGGGCACGTCCGTTCCGACGTCGCCACCGACAACCCCGTGCCCGCGCCGCCGTTCTGGGGCACCCGCGTCATCAAGGGCATCCAGCTCAAGGAGTACGCCTCCTGGCTCGACGAGGGCGCTCTCTTCAAGGGCCAGTGGGGCCTGAAGGAGGCCCGCACCGGGGACGGGCCGTCGTACCAGGAACTCGTCGAGACCGAGGGCCGCCCGCGCCTGCGGGGCCTGCTGGACAAGCTGCAGACCGAGAACCTGCTGGAAGCGGCCGTCGTCTACGGCTACTTCCCGTGCGTGTCCAAGGACGACGACCTGATCCTCCTGGACGACGACGGCAACGAGCGCACCCGCTTCACCTTCCCGCGCCAGCGCCGCGGCCGGCACCTGTGCCTGGCGGACTTCTTCCGCCCGGAGGAGTCCGGCGAGACCGATGTCGTAGGCCTCCAGGTGGTCACCGTGGGCTCGCGGATCGGTGAGGAGACCGCGAAGCTGTTCGCGTCCGACTCCTACCGCGACTACCTCGAACTGCACGGGCTGTCCGTGCAGTTGGCGGAGGCGCTCGCCGAGTACTGGCACGCGCGCGTGCGGTCCGAGCTGGGCTTCGCCGGTGAGGACCCGGCCGATGTCGAGGACATGTTCGCCCTGAAGTACCGGGGCGCCCGCTTCTCCCTCGGCTACGGCGCCTGCCCGGATCTGGAGGACCGCGCCAAGATCGCCGAACTCCTTGAGCCGGAGCGCATCGGCGTCCGGCTCTCCGAGGAGTTCCAGCTGCACCCGGAGCAGTCCACGGACGCCATCGTGATCCACCACCCGGAGGCGAAGTACTTCAACGCCCGGTGA
- a CDS encoding HAD family hydrolase: MTSTVPALGTRTAEGSALQAVLLDMDGTLVDTEGFWWDVEVEVFAGLGHALDDSWRHVVVGGPMSRSAGFLIEATGAEITLAELTVLLNQGFEDRIDRALPLMPGAARLLGELSAYEIPTALVSASHRRIIDRVLTSLGAHHFALTVAGDEVRRTKPDPEPYLFAAAGLGVDPARCAVIEDTATGVAAAEAAGCQVVAVPSVTPMAPAARRTIVTSLEEVDLAFLHRLMTEMG; this comes from the coding sequence ATGACCAGCACGGTCCCCGCGCTCGGAACCCGAACGGCCGAAGGGTCGGCACTTCAGGCCGTGCTCCTCGACATGGACGGCACCTTGGTGGACACCGAGGGCTTCTGGTGGGACGTCGAGGTCGAGGTCTTCGCCGGTCTCGGCCACGCCCTCGACGACTCCTGGCGCCATGTCGTGGTCGGCGGCCCGATGAGCCGCAGCGCGGGGTTCCTGATCGAGGCCACCGGCGCCGAGATCACCCTCGCCGAGCTCACCGTCCTGCTCAACCAGGGCTTCGAGGACCGTATCGACCGCGCCCTGCCGCTGATGCCGGGTGCTGCCCGGCTGCTGGGCGAGTTGTCGGCGTACGAGATCCCGACCGCCCTGGTCTCCGCCTCGCACCGGCGCATCATCGACCGGGTGCTCACCTCGCTCGGCGCCCACCACTTCGCCCTGACGGTCGCCGGGGACGAGGTGCGGCGCACCAAGCCGGACCCGGAGCCGTACTTGTTCGCGGCGGCCGGGCTCGGCGTGGATCCGGCCAGATGCGCGGTCATCGAGGACACCGCGACCGGTGTGGCGGCGGCCGAGGCCGCCGGCTGCCAGGTGGTGGCCGTGCCCTCGGTGACCCCCATGGCCCCGGCCGCCCGGCGCACGATCGTGACCTCCCTGGAAGAGGTCGACCTGGCATTTCTGCACCGGCTGATGACGGAAATGGGCTAG
- a CDS encoding RecB family exonuclease encodes METSTEGAAEAHSGGRTAAAEAAVAAIPHARPQAEPPVAAPAEPPLREAAPPVSLSPSRASDFMQCPLLYRLRVIDRLPEKPSEAATRGTLVHAVLERLFDAPAAERTAPRAKSLVPGQWERLRESRPEVVELFADDPEGARLARWLGEAEQLVERWFTLEDPTRLEPAEREMFVEAELDSGLRLRGIIDRVDVAPTGEVRIVDYKTGKAPRPEYAEGALFQMKFYALVVWRLKKVVPRRLQLVYLGSGDVLTYDPVLADLERVERKLLALWEAIRLATETGDWRPRPTKLCGWCDHQAHCPEFGGTPPPYPLQVKVTGQGSAGGPEGAPQGA; translated from the coding sequence CGGCGGCGGCCGAGGCGGCGGTCGCGGCCATACCGCATGCGCGACCGCAGGCCGAGCCACCCGTCGCCGCGCCCGCCGAGCCGCCCCTCCGCGAGGCCGCGCCCCCGGTCTCCCTCTCCCCTTCGCGCGCCAGTGACTTCATGCAGTGCCCGCTGCTGTACCGGCTGCGGGTGATCGACCGGCTGCCCGAGAAGCCGAGTGAGGCGGCGACGCGGGGCACCTTGGTGCACGCGGTGCTGGAGCGGCTGTTCGACGCCCCGGCCGCGGAGCGTACGGCGCCGCGGGCGAAGTCGCTGGTGCCGGGGCAGTGGGAGCGGCTGCGGGAGAGCCGGCCGGAGGTGGTGGAGCTGTTCGCCGACGATCCGGAGGGCGCGCGGCTGGCCCGCTGGCTGGGTGAGGCGGAGCAGTTGGTGGAGCGCTGGTTCACGCTGGAGGATCCGACGCGGCTGGAGCCGGCCGAGCGGGAGATGTTCGTCGAGGCGGAGCTGGATTCGGGGCTCAGGCTGCGCGGGATCATCGACCGGGTGGATGTGGCGCCGACGGGTGAGGTGCGGATCGTCGACTACAAGACGGGCAAGGCGCCCCGGCCCGAGTACGCCGAGGGTGCGCTGTTCCAGATGAAGTTCTACGCGCTGGTGGTGTGGCGGCTGAAGAAGGTCGTGCCGCGGCGGCTGCAGCTGGTCTATCTCGGCAGCGGTGATGTGCTGACGTACGACCCGGTCCTCGCCGATCTGGAGCGGGTGGAGCGCAAGCTGCTGGCGCTGTGGGAGGCGATCCGGCTGGCGACGGAGACGGGTGACTGGCGGCCGCGGCCGACGAAGCTGTGCGGCTGGTGCGACCACCAGGCCCACTGCCCGGAATTCGGCGGCACTCCCCCGCCGTATCCCTTGCAGGTGAAGGTGACCGGGCAGGGTTCGGCCGGGGGGCCGGAGGGTGCTCCCCAGGGGGCGTAG
- a CDS encoding ABC transporter substrate-binding protein, protein MNRKTLVLPAVIGLLAPVLAACGTSGSGSGSGDAIVVGTTDRFNASTEAPAPLDPAYAYDVGTWNVLRQTVQTLMIQPRGEGEPVPEAAQKCGFTDTGNERYACTLRAGLKFANGDDVTAADVKYSIERARSIQADSGVFALLSTIDTVETQGDREVIFHLKTADATFPFKLSTPVAGIVNPDDYEKNKLRDGFAIDGSGPYTFSSEVKNDELVKAVFTKNPNYEGTLKVNNDKVELRSFADAGEMGTALDDGDIDVMTRTMSPKQIQKLSTAAAGTDEDIVEMPGLEIRYLAFNTDAPTVKTKAVRQAMAQIIDRAALVSKVYGDQAEPLYSLVPATITGHTNAFFNKYGDPNVAKAKAMLTKADITTPVKLTLHYTTDHYGSATKEEFELLQKQLNASGLFDVQIEGALWETFRPAEQKGEYDVYGMGWFPDFPDADNYLAPFLDKDNFLGSPYDNSQIRSALIPESRREADRLSAVKSLTEIQDIVADDVPMLPLWQGKQYVAARDDITGTAYALNASSTLQLWELGRGVSG, encoded by the coding sequence ATGAACCGCAAGACTTTGGTGCTGCCGGCCGTCATCGGCCTGCTCGCGCCGGTGCTCGCAGCCTGCGGCACGTCGGGCAGCGGCAGCGGCAGCGGTGACGCGATCGTCGTCGGCACCACCGACCGGTTCAACGCCTCGACGGAAGCACCCGCGCCCCTCGACCCGGCGTACGCCTACGACGTCGGCACCTGGAACGTCCTGCGCCAGACCGTGCAGACGCTGATGATCCAGCCCCGCGGCGAGGGCGAACCGGTGCCCGAGGCCGCCCAGAAGTGCGGCTTCACCGACACCGGCAACGAGCGCTACGCCTGCACACTCCGCGCAGGCCTCAAGTTCGCGAACGGCGACGACGTCACGGCGGCCGACGTGAAGTACTCCATCGAGCGCGCCCGGTCCATCCAGGCCGACAGCGGTGTGTTCGCGCTGCTGTCCACCATCGACACCGTCGAGACGCAGGGTGACCGCGAGGTGATCTTCCACCTCAAGACCGCCGACGCCACCTTCCCGTTCAAGCTGTCGACGCCGGTCGCCGGCATCGTCAACCCCGACGACTACGAGAAGAACAAGCTGCGCGACGGTTTCGCGATCGACGGCTCCGGCCCGTACACCTTCTCGTCCGAGGTCAAGAACGACGAGCTGGTCAAGGCCGTGTTCACCAAGAACCCCAACTACGAGGGGACGTTGAAGGTGAACAACGACAAGGTCGAACTGCGCTCCTTCGCCGACGCCGGCGAGATGGGCACCGCGCTCGACGACGGTGACATCGACGTGATGACGCGCACCATGTCGCCCAAGCAGATCCAGAAGCTCTCCACCGCCGCCGCCGGCACCGACGAGGACATCGTCGAGATGCCCGGTCTGGAAATCCGCTATCTCGCCTTCAACACCGACGCCCCGACGGTGAAGACCAAGGCCGTGCGCCAGGCGATGGCCCAGATCATCGACCGCGCCGCCCTGGTCTCCAAGGTGTACGGCGACCAGGCGGAGCCGCTCTACTCGCTGGTCCCGGCCACCATCACCGGCCACACCAACGCGTTCTTCAACAAGTACGGCGACCCGAACGTGGCCAAGGCCAAGGCCATGCTGACCAAGGCCGACATCACCACCCCGGTGAAGCTGACCCTCCACTACACGACCGACCACTACGGCTCGGCCACCAAGGAGGAGTTCGAGCTGCTCCAGAAGCAGCTGAACGCCAGCGGCCTGTTCGACGTCCAGATCGAGGGCGCCCTCTGGGAGACCTTCCGCCCGGCCGAGCAGAAGGGCGAGTACGACGTCTACGGCATGGGCTGGTTCCCGGACTTCCCGGACGCCGACAACTACCTCGCGCCGTTCCTCGACAAGGACAACTTCCTCGGCTCGCCGTACGACAACAGCCAGATCCGCAGCGCGCTGATCCCGGAGTCCCGCCGGGAGGCCGACCGGCTGTCCGCCGTCAAGAGCCTGACGGAGATTCAGGACATCGTCGCCGACGACGTGCCCATGCTGCCGCTGTGGCAGGGCAAGCAGTACGTCGCCGCCCGCGACGACATCACGGGCACCGCCTACGCCCTCAACGCCTCCTCCACGCTTCAGCTGTGGGAGCTCGGCCGCGGAGTCAGCGGCTGA
- a CDS encoding response regulator encodes MAIRVLLVDDQPLLRTGFRMILEAEQDIAVVGEAGDGLQALDQVRALQPDVVLMDIRMPRMDGVEATRQITGPGRDGPAKVLVLTTFDLDEYVVEALKAGASGFLLKDAPANELVQAIRVVAAGEAMLAPSITRRLLDKYATHLPSGEEPVPDTLHTLTEREVEVLKLVARGLSNAEIAADLFVSETTVKTHVGHVLTKLGLRDRVQAAVYAYESGLVRPGAQ; translated from the coding sequence GTGGCCATCCGCGTCCTACTGGTCGACGACCAGCCGCTGCTGCGTACCGGCTTCCGGATGATTCTGGAGGCCGAGCAGGACATCGCGGTCGTCGGTGAGGCCGGAGACGGCCTTCAGGCTCTCGACCAGGTGCGGGCCCTGCAGCCCGATGTGGTTCTGATGGACATCCGTATGCCGCGGATGGACGGTGTGGAGGCGACCCGGCAGATCACCGGGCCGGGGCGGGACGGACCGGCGAAGGTGTTGGTGCTGACCACTTTCGACCTCGACGAGTATGTGGTGGAGGCGCTGAAGGCGGGGGCCAGTGGGTTTCTGCTGAAAGACGCCCCGGCCAATGAGCTGGTGCAGGCGATCCGGGTGGTCGCGGCGGGCGAGGCGATGCTCGCGCCGAGCATCACGCGCCGGCTGCTCGACAAGTACGCCACGCATCTGCCGTCCGGCGAGGAGCCCGTGCCGGACACGCTGCACACGCTCACCGAGCGTGAGGTGGAGGTGCTGAAGCTGGTGGCGCGCGGGCTGTCGAACGCGGAGATCGCGGCGGACCTGTTCGTCAGCGAGACCACGGTCAAGACGCATGTCGGGCACGTCCTGACCAAGCTGGGGCTGCGTGACCGGGTGCAGGCCGCGGTGTACGCGTACGAGAGCGGGCTGGTGCGCCCGGGAGCGCAGTAG